A single region of the Methylocystis echinoides genome encodes:
- a CDS encoding TrbC/VirB2 family protein → MIRTLTRGYRFAATAASTLAISMFLAPAAHASGSSMPWEAPLQSILQSIEGPVAKIIAVIIIIVTGLTLAFGDTGGGFRKLIQIVFGLSIAFAASSFFLSFFSFGGGALI, encoded by the coding sequence ATGATCCGCACCCTTACGCGCGGCTATCGCTTCGCCGCGACCGCTGCATCCACCCTTGCCATCAGCATGTTTCTCGCACCGGCTGCCCATGCGTCCGGTTCGTCGATGCCGTGGGAAGCGCCGCTCCAAAGCATTCTCCAGTCCATCGAGGGGCCGGTCGCCAAGATCATCGCCGTCATCATCATCATCGTGACCGGCCTGACTTTGGCCTTCGGCGATACAGGCGGCGGTTTTCGCAAGTTGATCCAGATCGTGTTCGGCCTGTCGATTGCGTTCGCAGCGTCGAGCTTCTTCCTGTCGTTCTTCTCGTTCGGTGGCGGGGCGCTCATCTGA